A single window of Toxotes jaculatrix isolate fToxJac2 chromosome 4, fToxJac2.pri, whole genome shotgun sequence DNA harbors:
- the LOC121180449 gene encoding cytochrome P450 3A30-like, whose amino-acid sequence MDFLPFFSLEVWILLITFIAIFVMYGYWTYGVFEKLGIPGPKPVMYWGTMSRHNPVYYLADNECAQKYGRIWGMFEFRKPMLAVMEPDMLKTILVKECFTYFTNRRNLRLNGDLYDAVSIAEDDQWRRIRNILSPSFTSGRIKEMFTIMKHHSRKLTDKLQSKVDNDEVIIIKDFFGPYSIDVMASWAFNVDMDSINNPSSPLITHARKMFRFSAPLFIFQACFPFFLPLLELLGVSFFPKPSTDFFKMIVEKVRAERNGSSNQNSEDLLQHLINSQAHNKGLTDHEILSQVTMFVFAGFETSASTLGFLAYNLARNPHIMKRLQKEIDSTFPNKGPVQYEGLLQMEYLDCVVSECLRLYSPAARLERTAKETVKINGITIPKDMTVMIPIFALHRDPELWPEPEEFKPDRFSKENKHNINPYTYLPFGAGPRNCLGMRFALLMVKLALVEVLQNFSFSVCEETEIPLEMDPAAFVGPLRPIKLKLVTRSIASENVDQCN is encoded by the exons ATggattttcttcctttcttctctttagAAGTGTGGATTCTACTGATCACATTCATTGCCATATTTGTTAT GTATGGCTACTGGACATATGGAGTATTTGAGAAGTTGGGGATCCCTGGTCCCAAGCCAGTGATGTACTGGGGCACAATGAGCAGACATAACCCT GTTTACTACTTAGCTGACAACGAGTGCGCTCAAAAGTATGGGAGAATATGGGG CATGTTTGAGTTCAGGAAGCCAATGCTGGCTGTGATGGAGCCAGATATGCTGAAAACCATCCTAGTGAAGGAGTGCTTCACCTACTTCACCAACCGCAGG AACTTACGTCTGAATGGAGACCTATATGACGCAGTGTCTATTGCTGAGGATGATCAGTGGAGACGGATTCGTAAcatcctctccccctccttcacCTCTGGTCGTATAAAAGAG ATGTTTACCATCATGAAACATCATTCCCGCAAACTGACAGACAAGCTGCAGTCCAAGGTGGACAACGATGAAGTAATTATTATAAAAGA CTTCTTTGGACCCTACAGTATTGATGTCATGGCAAGCTGGGCATTCAATGTGGACATGGACTCGATCAACAACCCTTCAAGTCCCCTAATCACCCATGCCAGGAAGATGTTTAGATTCTCCGcccctcttttcattttccaag CAtgttttcccttctttcttcctctcttggAGCTGCTGGGTGTCTCCTTTTTCCCCAAGCCCTCTACCGATTTCTTCAAAATGATTGTGGAGAAGGTCAGAGCAGAACGTAATGGGAGCTCAAACCAG AATTCAGAAGATCTCCTTCAACATTTGATCAACTCTCAAGCGCACAATAAGG GTCTTACTGATCATGAGATTCTTTCTCAAGTGacaatgtttgtgtttgctggtTTCGAGACAAGTGCCAGCACTCTCGGCTTCTTGGCCTACAATTTGGCAAGAAATCCTCACATCATGAAACGCCTGCAAAAGGAGATAGACTCCACTTTCCCGAATAAG GGTCCAGTCCAATATGAAGGTCTGCTGCAGATGGAGTATCTAGACTGTGTAGTCAGTGAGTGTCTGAG GCTCTACTCTCCAGCTGCACGTTTAGAGCGAACAGCCAAAGAAACTGTCAAGATCAACGGAATCACAATCCCAAAGGACATGACTGTTATGATTCCAATCTTCGCTCTGCACCGTGACCCTGAGCTGTGGCCAGAACCGGAAGAGTTCAAGCCAGACAG ATTTAGTAAGGAGAACAAGCACAACATCAACCCATACACTTACCTGCCGTTTGGTGCTGGGCCAAGGAACTGTTTGGGGATGCGATTTGCTCTACTGATGGTTAAACTGGCCTTGGTGGAGGTTTTGCAGAACTTCAGCTTCTCAGTCTGCGAGGAGACAGAG ATCCCTTTGGAGATGGATCCCGCAGCCTTTGTTGGACCCTTACGACCAATCAAACTAAAGCTGGTGACACGTTCCATCGCCTCAGAAAATGTGGACCAGTGCAACTAG